The nucleotide sequence GACCTGCTCTGACAAAACCAGGGGCCTTTCCCACAGTGTTTCAGAAGACTTGGGGTATCTGCTGTGACCTGGGGCCCAGACACAGGCACTCTGCATGGAAAGGCCCTGGGAAGAGTTAGGTAAGTCAGGGGCAGGGTGGAGGGGAAGACAGGGCTGGGGAGTCCGGCCTTACCACAGACAAAGGAAGATGTCCAGGCCACAAGGAGACTACAGGGCCTGAGGTCTTCTCAGGGGATGCAGCCCAGAGTACCTATCTCAGGTCAACTCCAGGGCGATGGTCATGGAGAGGAACCACCTCGAGCGTCTCCAGCATCAAAACCATGCCTTCTGCTCACATGTGCCCCCACCCACTCTGCTTGGCAAGGTGCAAAACCCTTggtggttgaatgaatgaatggaatgagtgaattaatgaatgaagcaCACCCCAGGAAGGGAAGCTTCATCACAAGGAAGCCCATGGGAGGCCTGCTGGACAAGTCACACCCAGGCctgtaggtgggtggatgggagAAAGGGGTTGGCACCAAGCCGCAGCGATGGCTGGGGACAGAAGACCATGTCCTCCCTCCAAAGATGGGGATTTGCTTGGGTACAAGTCTCTGGAGGTTGCAGTCGTGACTGGTCCAGAGACGTGCAGGGAACAGTCCATGATCGCAGTGACTTGGTTGATCTTCCCAGGGGCTGGTGAATAAAGGGAGCTCACTGTGCTTGGAAAATACATCCCCAGGGGCTTGGGCAGTAAGACAGGCTGCCCCCAAATGCCTCTCTGCCACCCTTTGGTAATAGGAAGAAAACTACCCAATAACTGAGCCCCTCCTGGTGGGGCACTGGGCTTCAGAGGGTTCAGAGGGTTCCCAAGGGAGGGGCTAGGGGAAGGGCtgacccctcacacacacacaagacacacacacagatgtgcaAGCACATATGTGTGCATTCACATGCTCACCCTCACCCCAACTCACCAGCAACACACAAGACCTTCGCAGACACACCCACGACCCCTACACACAGCAACCTGTAACACAGATACACACGTGCAACCCCCAGAGAAGCAGGGCCATCCACACGGGTGAACAAGGCCACACAGATGGACATGTCTACACTCATCCAGAGACCCTGCCTTCAGCTCACTCACCACAACCCCAGTCCACACACCGGTACTCCCAAATACACCCACAGACGTGCACATAGCTTCTGACACAAGTGCACACACGGACCCATCCCCACACGTACCACACTCTCATGTACACACATGTAGACTCATAAGTGCACACATGTGCACTGACACATAGGCACATACACATACAGGCTCACCAGCCCCCAAACCCTCCAAGCATGGCTGGACTCCAGTCCTCACCCCAGCATCTATTCCTGGTCTGTCCCCACTCTCAACCCCCCTGGAGACCCCTTCCTCCTGGAGCTTCAGCCCCCACTAGGCGACATAATTACAGAAACATAGAACTTGGCACTCAAAGCACCTCCCCTGCCATAAGCCCCTTCCCTGGGGCCCAGCCCAGGAGAACTAGAGCTGAGTTCCAGGGCCTGTGGCCAGGGTGCCTCCCCCAACACGGCCCTGAGCAACTGCAGAGGGAGGCCCCGGGCAGGAAGAAACACTTGAGAATGGCGGAGACAAgagagggagggcagggaagaaATGGCTGAGCCCTTCAagacaggaaggagagaaggaaaagccAGCCAGAGCTGCTAAATTTCCATGATCGTGACCACTGCCAACGTTCACTGAGCACCTGCCATCTGTGGGCAGCATTTATGCTAAATACTCACAAActctctgcaagctccactcTAGGGATGGGGTAAGTGGAGTTTCAAGAGGCTGTATCACTTGGTCAGAGCCTCTTGCTGGTGAGTGGGAGGACAGCAAACACTTCGATGCCCACTGTCTGAGCTGCCATTCTCAGCTCCGTGTTTCAGACCTCCTGTCAAGCCTGGTCTAGGTAACAGGAAGCTAGTGAGATCTGGACAGGCCCTCTAACCTGGATATCTGTTTACTTGGCTGTAAAATGGGTATGAGAACACCTGGCCTGCCCCACCCAGCAGAGAAAGGCACCATGGGGATCTGTGGGATAGATGGATGGTCAGGGTCTGCCTGTGCTGGTCTCGACTTGGGGTGATGTTGTCATTACCCATAAACAGAGGCGGAGATGGAACTTCAATGTTTCATGCTCCAGCCGACAGCAGCCTCGGCCCCACGGGAACCCAGTCCTCTGAGAGCTGGTTGCTGTGGATACACTCCCGAGGGTCCCAGCCTGCCAGCCCCCAAGCCCCAGTGAAACCCCCAGAGTCTGTTCTTACATGAGTGGGTCCTCAGGGAGGGAAGGGGTGGGCTAACTGACATCTGGGCCCCTGCCCCCAGGTGTGCCCACGCAGGGGGCAAGGCCCCAGAGAATGCCGCCTTGGCTAGGGAGGCACCTGGGCTTTGTCTAGCTCCTTTCTGCAACAGCCCATCTCCCCGGGCCTCTAGGCAGGCAGAACCATGATTTTCAGCTCATCCCTGCTCACACGAGACCCGAAGGCAGGGAGAGGAAGGCCTGGGGGCCTCCAGGAAACACGCTCCCCTCGAGTTTCAGTCCCTGCACAGCCGTGCACAGCTGTGCATCCTTGGGTATATGGCATCTCCTATCTGAGCTGGCCCCTCTTTGCCAAAACACAGGCCACAGCAAGGTTCCTGGGTTGTTGCCACAGAGATGAGCTAAAAGTTGGTGCCCAGCAGAGCGCCTCTCACATAGTAGGGGTTTTCACAAAGTGGTGCTTGATGCTGGATGCAGAGCACTCCAGGGAGGCTCACACAGCCCAAGGCTTTGGAGGCTCTAGAAACAGCTCCTTGGCCATCAGAAAACCCAGCACCATGGTGGGCAGTGCCAGAAAGGGAGGGGTGATCCAGGTTGAGGGGCACCCAGGAGAAGCGGGCATAGTGACCCAGCCCAGCTGCACTGCCCCACAGCATGAGCACAGCTGTGACCACCCGGGACCCCACCACCGCTGGGCTCTCCCTTCTTGTAGCCAGGATGCGTTGCAGAGCTGTTGGGTGGACTGTTGGTCAAGACCAGGGGCTGTGGTGCAGATGCTGCCTGTCTGGGTTCAAGTCCCCTCTCAGCTCTGGAAAGCTGGGGGCTTGAGACAAGCGACATCATTGtgttatgcctcagtttcctcacttacaACATGAaatattgtaaggattaaatagaAAGTGCTTGGCAAGTCCTTACTCCTCAACGAGTGTGGATTGCtatagtaaaaggaaaaaataccagCGGCATGCACTATATGCACTTAATTTacacatttaatcctcagagcAAAACACTGAGGTCAGCATGATAGTCACGATGGTTCACAACCGATGGGGAACAGGCAGTGACCAATCAGAGCAGATAATGGTTAGAAAAGCAGAGAGGCCCCCAATTCCTCCCCGGATGCAGAGATGTCAGCCCAGGAGAGATTCTATTACTATTCCATTATGATCACTATTCATTACCACTGCCACTACCTCTGGCTTCGTAGTGGAGCACAGAGGCCCGGAGAGGTCAAATTACCGCTGGGTCACGGGAAAAGGAGATTTTAGCCCAGGCCACCTGACTCCAGGACCCAAACATTCCCTGAGAGCACCTACGCCCCCTAGAAAGGCTGACGGGGACAGAGCGGGGCAGCAGAAACCAGTACCCATGCTCAGCCCCCTGGAGGGAGTCCTCCTGGAGCCCTGTTTAGAACCCTGGCTCAGCCAAACGGTCCTGAGAGGGTGGGGTATTGCTATAGCCCCTACAAAGAGCTCTCCACTCCAGAGAGGACTTCGAGGagaggccccaggccccagccagACATGcagctctgttcttttctttctttctttttcttttttttttttttttttttggagacggaatctccctctgtcacccaggctagaatgcagtggtgcgatcttggctcactgcaacctctgcttcctgggttaaagcaattctcctgcctcagcctcctgagtatctgggactacatgcatgtgccactatgcccaggtaatttttttggatttttagtagagacggagtttcaccatgttggccaggatggtgtcgatctcctgaccttgtgatccacctgtcttggcctcccaaagtgctgggattacaggcgtgagccaccgtacccggcttttctttttttaagagacagggtcccactctgccacccaggctagaatgcaatggtgtgatcgtagctcactgcagccttgatcttccaggctcaaaaagtgctgggactataggtgtgagccacaacgcctggcctCGCTATTTTCACCCAAGTGCTCCTCTCTTCAGGCAGATATCCATGGACGGGTCCCCTGGCCCTCTGGGCTCCCGTGGGCCTGTGTGTAACACCAGAAGGCAGGGTCAGCAGGCGCTGAGGCCCCTTCCACTGTGGGGTGTTCCCTTCGCTCTCTCTGGCCCtcgtctctctccctctgccctcctcACCCCCTCAAAATCACAGGGTCCCAGGAAAAACACCCTCAGCAAACACTCCTGTGTCCCAGCAGGCGCCTGTGGCACATGGCCCTTCCCCAAACCCTGCCTCCCGGCCAATGGTGCCAGCAGCGGTCCTCGAGGGAAAGGTACTCCCGAGAGCCACCTCGGTCTGGAAACAGACAACACAGACTCAGTGGGAATCCCAGGCCTGTGCTGTCTGACACCCAAGGGCCACGCAGACTCCAGGCCCACCACTGGGTGCCCCTCAGGCCCTGTACTCAAGGCCTGTGTGGGCCCATCTGCAGCCTAGACTTCTCCACAGCTCATTGAAAGCCACTTACTATGGGCCTGTGGCTCCCTCTGGTCCACATGTCCCAAGTCAGGGTCCATTTCTGGTTCTCTTTGGCTCCCAGGCACCTCCAAACATAACGGGTGCTCAGGGAAAAATTGATGAAGGAATCAATCAGTCATTAACAATAACAGCAATTGAAACCACGTCGAAGGGCCTTCCACATACCAGCAACTGCACTAACAGAAATGATGCCGCTGGTGATAAGAGTACCAGCTGGTGATGACAACCAGCACCACTGAGCCCTGAGTGCCAGGCGCTCGgtcccttgtgtgtgtgtgatctctATGAACTGTCAAAAGAATCCCAGATCTAAGGCCCAGAAAAGTCAGTGACTTGCCTAAGGAGACCCAATAAACAAATGAGTATGTCTACCCCAGCTCATCAACAAAGACACCAGCCACCACCCATAATGCCCTCACTGTGCATCAGCCACTATGCCAGGCACGTTACCTGAATGATGTCATCAGCCTCTCACAACAATTCTCTGAGGCTGGGAcaattattactcccattttacagattagcaCTTGAcaaatgaggcccagagagataaATAACATGAGCCCATCACGTGGTTGGAAAAGCAATGGCAATGCTGAGGTTTAAACTCAAGGAGTCTACAGCACAGCAGTTGTGTCTCGCCCACTGCATGATAGTGCCGCTTCTCGGAAACACGGCACTCAGGGTACGTGGCTCCTGTGGGGACCAGAGGAGCCCCAAGGAGAGGAGCAGGGAGCAGGATGAGGTGGGCTGCACTTACCCGGGGCACTGGCGACGTCTGGGTGGCTTTCCGGGGCCCACTGGTCTCCGGCGTGAGGTCACGGTGGTCCACCTGCATGTGGCTCTCCAGGTCTTCGGCACTCTCGAACTTGACACTGCACTCGGGGCAGCGGAGGCCGGCACAGGGCCGGTCGGCGGGCTCGGGCGGGACCAGGCCACCCACCTGTCCATTGGCGCTGCGGGCCATGCAGCCGGCGCAGAGGCCATAGGGCAGCCCATTGACGTCGAGCTTCACCAGGTCCTGCTTGCTGCGGAACTCCTTGAGGCACAGGGCGCACTTGTAGAGCTTCTGCAGTCCCTGGCCATTCGGGGAGGATGCCGCCGAGCTGCCTGCCAGCTTCTGCATATGGAAGGTGCCGTGGATCTTGAGCTCGAGCGTGGAGGTGACTGTCTGCATGCAGACCACACAGCGGAAGCCCGTGAGCGAGTTGCGCAGGTCGGGGTGCATCTGGCAGTGCTCAATAAACTCCTCCTCGCTCTGCAGGGGCATCTTGCAGATGCGACAGGTGCCCGTGTCCAGGCTCTTGCTGTGGGTCACCTTGTGCTCAGTGAGCGTCAGCAGCGAAGGGAAACGCTCACCACAGATGGGACACATGTAGTGCTTGGCAGGGCCCCGGTGCGTCTGCAGGTGCTCTCGTAGCCCGTTCTCCGAGAAGAAAGTCCGTGAGCAAACGTTGCATTTGTGGCTGCCCTTGATAAACTCAGCCTTCTTGCGTGAGCCATCATCCTCGCCCGGCCGGATGTTGTGGTCCCGCAGCCGGTGGTTCTGCAGCAGCACCTCCATGGTGTAGGCCGCCCCACAGATGTCGCAGCCGTACATGGGCTCCGATGCGTCCACGTCATCCTCGCTGGCCTCGTGGCTGTTAGGCGCCTCAGGGTTCTTAAGCAGCATGCCCTGTAGGTCAGCAGGCTCAGCTTTCTTGGTGGCCGTGGGGGGCACCCCGTTGGCCGTGCCGTTCTCAGTTGCAGCATCAAACACACAGTGCTTCTCCCGCAGGTGCTTCTCCAGCAGGATGATGGCGTGGAAGGCCTTGCTGCAGAATTTGCAGTTATACTTCTTGCTGTGTGTGGTGATATGGCACTGCAGCTCCACCTCGGTGCTGAAGGTCTCCCCACAGAAGATGCACTTGTGAGCCTTGGCTGGGTTGCCCAGGTGGCTGTGTTTGACGTGCACCTGCAGGTCAGCCTCCTTGCGGAAGTCCCAGTTGCAGGCCGTGCAGCGGTACATCTTCTTCTCATTGCTGTGCTTCACTGCCAAGTGCACCTGGATAGACACCTTGGAGTCGAAGACCTCCTGACACAGGGTACAGTGATACAGCACGAAGGTGTGCATGTCCAGCAGGTGCTTCTGCAGGTCATCCACCGAGGAAAATTGCTTGTCGCAGCTCTCGCACACATAGTGGGTCGACGTGGTCATATAATGCACCGTCAGGTGCTGCAGGAGGGACTCCTGGGAGTCAAAGTCCTCTTTGCACTGGGGGCACGCCTGCTTCCGCAGCAGCAGCTCCAGGTGCAGCTTCAGGTGGGTCTGGAAGCTCTCAAAGTTGGAGAACTTGAGGTCGCACTGATTGCAAGGATACTCGCCATTGGAGATGGAGTTGGCGCTTGCTGAGAGCCGCTGCCGCTTCGGGGAAGACACTTCCACGTCGGATGAGACTGGGCTCTGCTCAGCCTTGGACTTCTTGCTGTGGGCCAGTGGAATGTTCTTGTGGTTCTCCTTGATGTGCTTGGTGAGCTTCAGGATGGAGCCAAAGATGGGGGAGTTGGTGCAGTAGGGGCAGGAATAGACCTCCATGAAGGACTGTGTGGGCTGCACCACCGGAGACTCTAGTTTGGCACTGCCCACACTGCAGTGGGCCTGCTGGATGTGCTCGGTGAGGGAGGACTCAGTGAGGAAACCCATGGAGCACTGGTTGCAGAAGAAGGCGTTATTGCCGTCGGAGGGGTTGGTATTGGGGCCGCAGTGGGAGACACGGATGTGCTCCTGCAGGCTATTGATGTCGGCGAACATCTCGGGGCAGTAGTTGCAGTGGAAGGCGGAGATGTTGCCAAACTGCATCATGGGGTAGGCATGGTTCTTGTGCAGCTTGCGAACGTGCTCATTGAGGTTATAGAGGGTGGGCATGGAGTCCAGGCAGATCTGACACGTGTGGCTCTGCTGGGGCTTGTCTGCGTGGATGGTCTTCAGGTGGATCTCCAGCACGGCCAGGCTGTTAAAGTCCCGCTTGGAACAATAGGGGCAGCTATAGACCACCTTGGTCCAGCCCTGCCCGTCATCCCGCATCTTCTTCTGCCCCCGCAGCGGCTTCAAGGTGGAGTCCGGTGTGGAGCCGCGTTCCACAGAGGCGCTGGAGTCAGGCGTGGCGCTACTCATGGAGGCCACGCTGCCCAGTACGGGGTCGGGACTGACGCTGTGGTTGCTGGAGTCGGGCTGCCGGTGGCTGTCCAGGTGGCAGTAGACACCTTCCACCGAGGAGAACTGCTCAGGGCACATGGGGCACTTGTGTTTCTGGTTGGCGTGGGCTTGGTGGATATGGGTGAGCAGCGTGTTCTCGTCGACGAAGACCTCGGGGCAGTGGATACACTGCAGGTCCGCCTTCTCGGACAGCTGTGGGTGGCGGGTGAGCACGTGCTTCTCCAGCTCCTCCGTCTGGCTGAAGGTGTCCTCGCAGTAGTCGCACATGAAGTCGTCCTTCTTGGCTTCCTTCTCTGACTTGGCCAGATGCTCCTTGTTCTTTTTGTGGGCCTGCATGTGGCTCTGCAGCGAGCTGGTGGAGGAGAAGCCACGCTTGCACACAGTGCACTTGAAGGGCTTGCTGGAGCTGTGGGTCTTCAGGTGGATCTTGAGGTGGTCGCTGCGGGAGAAGGCTGCCTCGCACTCGTGGCAGTGGTACTTCTTGTCGCCCGTATGCAGCTTGATGTGCCGGTCGCGGCTCCTCTTGTGCTTGAAGAGGCGGCTGCAGTAGGTACACTTGAACGGCAGCTTGTCGCTGTGGATCTGCTCGTGCCTCTTCAAGTAGCTCAGGCGGATGAAGGACTTGTCGCAGAACTGGCAAGGGTACGGCAGGCCTGTGCCCCCTTCCTCCTCACCGAGGCCGAGGTCACAACCATCTCCGATCATCTGCGTGGGTGACGCAACATCCTTGCTGGAGGGAGACGAGGCCACCCAGGAGAGTTGTGGGTCGTCATCACCATCTGCAGGGGAAGGCAGAGAGGATATTAGAGGCAATTCCCAGGGCTGCCGAGAAACAAGGACAGAGCCAGCTTCTCGACAGCGCACGGGCTGAGGCTGTGCAGCTGGCCAACGGCTGCggggggctgtggggaggggcaggggccgGAAGCAAGTGGACACCGGGGCCTTCCTGTCTGCAGAGGGCATGCCAGAGGGGCGGCAGATAACGAAGGGGGAGCGCCTTTTCCCTTAACAACACTTGCCTGGACCTGGCAGGACGTGGTACCCCCCATCAGAGGGGAGGCTCTCGGCCACTTTCCTGATAGGGAAAGGCGGGGCAGCCTGGACAAAGTCACTGAAAACAAACTCACAGACCATCAGTCCTATAGGCCAAAAGGAGGACAAGTCCTGTCACTTGATCCACACCTGGGAGTCAACTCCCCTCAAATCCCTAATCCCGGAGGGAAGGAAATCCCACTGGTCCTTATGAACACAGACAAAAttttgcaacaacaacaaagattcCCTTATCAGATTGGCCATAGCATGCACCATTCTCTGGGGATGGGTGGACTGATGAAGCTGGAAGCTGCTGCTTCAGGTAGTAGACAAGACATAGGAGGTGTGAAATCACAGGGCCCGAGACAGCAGATTCCAGTGCTCAGGCGGGAAGTGAGCCTAGGGCACTGAAGAGGCATCTGTGGGTTTCCCGGTGCAGGCCATCCTGAGAcccttgttttctttgtttccacTGCACCCCTGGATTCGCCCCAATCCCACCCAGGACCaagagaaatggagagatggTGAGTGAGTGGAGGAAGAATGAGGACGTGGACGACCACAGAGCTCAGACCCAGGCAGACCCTTAACTCCACTGCAAAGGCAAGGAAGAGGCAATCCTTGCACAGACTCCGGCGCGTCCCACCCTCCCTGGGGACAGCCCCCGCAACCCCCTCATTTGCTGGCCCGCCCAGCCTCAGAGGAAAACTAAACAAACCTAAGGGTAGACCGTTTCTGGGAAAACAAAGGCACACAGGACACAGTGAATAAAGCCAGAGACATTCCCTGACGGGGGCCGAGCAGAGCCAGCCCGGGCAGGGAGTGAGTTCCAAGGCTCAAGTTTCTCTTCGGCTGGATTTAAAACTTAATAATGAATGAAACAGACCACAGGCTGCTGCGGGCAGGGGAGAGACAAACAAAAGCTCAGATTCGGCTGCGCTGACCTTGCTCTTGTAACCCCGAGGAAATAAACCACTGCCCCCGCCTCTCCAGCCGCCAGCCAGCCCGGCTGAGTCTTCAGAAGAGCCTCACAGACGTAACCCAGACGTAACCTTGGCCCAGAGGCAGCCCAGACCTTCAGAAAGGGATGGGGCAGGCGCACCATGCTCCCAGCACGGGTGAACACTGGCACACACATGCGCGTACACACACGCccacctacatacacacacaacacccaCCATCACACACATTCATTCGCACCATCACTCCCACACACTACACTATCACTCACAAActtaaatatacatgcacacactcatgTACACACATTCACCTGCAGACgcgtgtgcacgtgcacacacacacagacacacacacacaccacagacctGTGATTTCCCTACAAGGCTCTCCACACAAGCTGCCTCTGCTGTCCCAGGCTGATCCCAAGACTTAAAGAGACAACAAGGGCTGACTGGAGGGTCTTGAGGGGTTCCTCACAGCTGGGGCTGAGCCTGGTCCTAGGCCCCGCTCCCACCCCCTACCCCCCACAGCGCTGACCGTGTGAAGATCCACCTGACCCCCCTGGCACCATTGGCACAGCTCAACCCTGATGCATGCAGCTCTCTGAAGCTTGCAGTTCTCCAAAGCTCCTGGCTCCAAGGCTCCCGGCAGCCAACCCACCTCTGAAGCCTGGCTCCCCAGCCCAGCTCAAGGGGCCTCCCGGAACGCCCTCCCAGAGCACCAGCACCTTCTCCCCTGGGGGCCTCACATGACGGGTTCGGCAGACGGGAAGGACGCAGCAGTCACGGCCAGCTCCCCAGATGACATGCAGTGGGAGGcgccccagcccctgcctgccaaTTCCCAGCTCTTGCCAGCTGGGCTCTGTGGGGCACAGACAAAAGGGACCCCAGAAAGGAGATAGCTGGGGCCAGGGGACCTGCTTGGCCCCCGCTCCAGGCCAGGTTGGACTGgcttcttattattttgatgtctTTGCTCAGACTCACTCAAGCTGCCACTGAGTCCTTCCCGTGTGCCCAGCACTCTGCTAAGTGCTTTCTCGCAACTGCAAATGAGTGGCCAGGGCCACTCCCACTGGACAGacgaggaaaccgaggcacagtcTCAGAGACTTGCTCTGGGAAATGACAGTGCCAGAGACTGATGCCAGGACTGTCCACATTCAGTCCCCTCAATCATGACGTGGGCCTGGACCAGCTTCTGGGGGTCAAACAGTCAAGTAAGACCACTCCTGCGTGGGTCAGAAGGGGAGAGGGCTCACGTGTAAAGACTTCAGGGTCCTCAGACCTTGATCTCCTTGGAGCCTGCCTCATGAGGAGGACTGGGGCTGGTCCATGATTTGCATTTCTGGAAGGGGCTCATCAGGGCTCAGAGAGACCCACGAGCTCACTGGAGCCCACCCAGCAACTGATGTGTGGAGAATTCTCAACAACTGGGCAGGTGAAACCACTATCACTCTTGTCCCAAGGACAAgcctgaacagatatttctgccAGGGTTCATTTGCTCCTAAACCTTTCGAACCACCTGAGGACCAGAGGACACTCACTCAGAGCCAGAGCCCTCTCGCCCCTCTGTGAATTCATCCATGCCCTCAGTATTCCTCTTAACCACTCACTTTATGCATCTGAAAAAAGGGAACCACTGGGAGGAGTGGACGAGAAAAATTAATGGGAATAAGCACTATTATGTCACtgacatgaaatgtccagaataaggcGCATCTTAGACAGAAGGCAGGTTAGCAGCTGTctgaggctggaggtgggagcAGTGAGTGGCTGCACAGGTGACAGGGATCCTTCTGACATGATGGAAATGGTCTAAAACTAGACTGTGAGTGAAGACTGCAAAGCTCTGTAAACTTACCAAAGACCGGCTGAGTTGCTCACTTCAAACAAGTGAGTTttatg is from Macaca fascicularis isolate 582-1 chromosome 20, T2T-MFA8v1.1 and encodes:
- the ZNF423 gene encoding zinc finger protein 423 isoform X1 — its product is MRKWGCLRASYPDLWATPQGRALLKAGGRPSRGFEDSLVYLEKQLNPGCVADYLGKLPGEGWILPCKRRKTWMHKKRGDRTWWLTPVIPTLWEAEAVGSPEVRSSRPAWPHVEEGEASDFSLAWDSSVTAAGGLEGEPECDRKTSRALEDRNSVTSQEERNEDDEDMEDESIYTCDHCQQDFESLADLTDHRAHRCPGDGDDDPQLSWVASSPSSKDVASPTQMIGDGCDLGLGEEEGGTGLPYPCQFCDKSFIRLSYLKRHEQIHSDKLPFKCTYCSRLFKHKRSRDRHIKLHTGDKKYHCHECEAAFSRSDHLKIHLKTHSSSKPFKCTVCKRGFSSTSSLQSHMQAHKKNKEHLAKSEKEAKKDDFMCDYCEDTFSQTEELEKHVLTRHPQLSEKADLQCIHCPEVFVDENTLLTHIHQAHANQKHKCPMCPEQFSSVEGVYCHLDSHRQPDSSNHSVSPDPVLGSVASMSSATPDSSASVERGSTPDSTLKPLRGQKKMRDDGQGWTKVVYSCPYCSKRDFNSLAVLEIHLKTIHADKPQQSHTCQICLDSMPTLYNLNEHVRKLHKNHAYPMMQFGNISAFHCNYCPEMFADINSLQEHIRVSHCGPNTNPSDGNNAFFCNQCSMGFLTESSLTEHIQQAHCSVGSAKLESPVVQPTQSFMEVYSCPYCTNSPIFGSILKLTKHIKENHKNIPLAHSKKSKAEQSPVSSDVEVSSPKRQRLSASANSISNGEYPCNQCDLKFSNFESFQTHLKLHLELLLRKQACPQCKEDFDSQESLLQHLTVHYMTTSTHYVCESCDKQFSSVDDLQKHLLDMHTFVLYHCTLCQEVFDSKVSIQVHLAVKHSNEKKMYRCTACNWDFRKEADLQVHVKHSHLGNPAKAHKCIFCGETFSTEVELQCHITTHSKKYNCKFCSKAFHAIILLEKHLREKHCVFDAATENGTANGVPPTATKKAEPADLQGMLLKNPEAPNSHEASEDDVDASEPMYGCDICGAAYTMEVLLQNHRLRDHNIRPGEDDGSRKKAEFIKGSHKCNVCSRTFFSENGLREHLQTHRGPAKHYMCPICGERFPSLLTLTEHKVTHSKSLDTGTCRICKMPLQSEEEFIEHCQMHPDLRNSLTGFRCVVCMQTVTSTLELKIHGTFHMQKLAGSSAASSPNGQGLQKLYKCALCLKEFRSKQDLVKLDVNGLPYGLCAGCMARSANGQVGGLVPPEPADRPCAGLRCPECSVKFESAEDLESHMQVDHRDLTPETSGPRKATQTSPVPRKKTYQCIKCQMTFENEREIQIHVANHMIEEGINHECKLCNQMFDSPAKLLCHLIEHSFEGMGGTFKCPVCFTVFVQANKLQQHIFAVHGQEDKIYDCSQCPQKFFFQTELQNHTMSQHAQ
- the ZNF423 gene encoding zinc finger protein 423 isoform X2 is translated as MRKWGCLRASYPDLWATPQGRALLKAGGRPSRGFEDSLVYLEKQLNPGCVADYLGKLPGEGWILPCKRRKTWMHKKRVEEGEASDFSLAWDSSVTAAGGLEGEPECDRKTSRALEDRNSVTSQEERNEDDEDMEDESIYTCDHCQQDFESLADLTDHRAHRCPGDGDDDPQLSWVASSPSSKDVASPTQMIGDGCDLGLGEEEGGTGLPYPCQFCDKSFIRLSYLKRHEQIHSDKLPFKCTYCSRLFKHKRSRDRHIKLHTGDKKYHCHECEAAFSRSDHLKIHLKTHSSSKPFKCTVCKRGFSSTSSLQSHMQAHKKNKEHLAKSEKEAKKDDFMCDYCEDTFSQTEELEKHVLTRHPQLSEKADLQCIHCPEVFVDENTLLTHIHQAHANQKHKCPMCPEQFSSVEGVYCHLDSHRQPDSSNHSVSPDPVLGSVASMSSATPDSSASVERGSTPDSTLKPLRGQKKMRDDGQGWTKVVYSCPYCSKRDFNSLAVLEIHLKTIHADKPQQSHTCQICLDSMPTLYNLNEHVRKLHKNHAYPMMQFGNISAFHCNYCPEMFADINSLQEHIRVSHCGPNTNPSDGNNAFFCNQCSMGFLTESSLTEHIQQAHCSVGSAKLESPVVQPTQSFMEVYSCPYCTNSPIFGSILKLTKHIKENHKNIPLAHSKKSKAEQSPVSSDVEVSSPKRQRLSASANSISNGEYPCNQCDLKFSNFESFQTHLKLHLELLLRKQACPQCKEDFDSQESLLQHLTVHYMTTSTHYVCESCDKQFSSVDDLQKHLLDMHTFVLYHCTLCQEVFDSKVSIQVHLAVKHSNEKKMYRCTACNWDFRKEADLQVHVKHSHLGNPAKAHKCIFCGETFSTEVELQCHITTHSKKYNCKFCSKAFHAIILLEKHLREKHCVFDAATENGTANGVPPTATKKAEPADLQGMLLKNPEAPNSHEASEDDVDASEPMYGCDICGAAYTMEVLLQNHRLRDHNIRPGEDDGSRKKAEFIKGSHKCNVCSRTFFSENGLREHLQTHRGPAKHYMCPICGERFPSLLTLTEHKVTHSKSLDTGTCRICKMPLQSEEEFIEHCQMHPDLRNSLTGFRCVVCMQTVTSTLELKIHGTFHMQKLAGSSAASSPNGQGLQKLYKCALCLKEFRSKQDLVKLDVNGLPYGLCAGCMARSANGQVGGLVPPEPADRPCAGLRCPECSVKFESAEDLESHMQVDHRDLTPETSGPRKATQTSPVPRKKTYQCIKCQMTFENEREIQIHVANHMIEEGINHECKLCNQMFDSPAKLLCHLIEHSFEGMGGTFKCPVCFTVFVQANKLQQHIFAVHGQEDKIYDCSQCPQKFFFQTELQNHTMSQHAQ